The Agromyces mangrovi genome contains a region encoding:
- a CDS encoding glucose-6-phosphate dehydrogenase, with protein sequence MNETPQQRCWGFRAFGAPSSMGRMATRRTFVILGADGDLAARLLLPGLGQLLMHDRRSKLALVGVGQSALSDDEWRRRLRAALRADEDDPLVASLEASARYRQADATSRDDLQALFDDLPGPVAIYFALPPAVTHAACETLADMDVPAGTVLALEKPFGTDLESARAFNALLARLPDGVRVVRVDHFLGKTTVLALTGLRFANHMFESVWHRDHIERVEVVFDESLALEGRAGYYDRAGALRDMIQSHLLQVLALIAMEPPASVESEDMHRAMADVLERTRVWGSDASEASRRARYTAGSVGSRVFPDYAAEDGVDPARETETLTEVTLQVNAERWHGVPFVLRSGKAIGRDREEISITLREPSSLPRGFSGEVRRGLRIGMKPERIVLDVAVNRADDLLALRTVELASRSTEGRLGAYAEVLGGILDGDELLSVSGPMAEACWRIVTPILEAWEEDRVPLEEYPAGSRGPSSWPTTQHD encoded by the coding sequence GATCCTCGGTGCCGACGGCGACCTCGCAGCGCGGCTCCTCCTGCCGGGCCTCGGGCAGCTCCTGATGCACGACCGGCGGTCGAAGCTCGCCCTCGTCGGTGTGGGGCAGTCGGCACTCAGCGACGACGAATGGCGTCGGCGCCTTCGCGCGGCGCTCCGCGCGGACGAGGACGATCCGCTCGTCGCCTCGCTCGAGGCATCCGCTCGCTACCGCCAGGCCGACGCCACCAGCCGTGACGACCTGCAGGCACTCTTCGACGACCTGCCCGGGCCCGTGGCGATCTACTTCGCATTGCCGCCGGCGGTGACGCACGCGGCATGCGAGACGCTCGCCGACATGGACGTGCCGGCCGGCACGGTGCTCGCGCTCGAGAAGCCGTTCGGAACCGACCTCGAGAGCGCGCGCGCGTTCAACGCGCTGCTCGCGCGGCTCCCCGACGGGGTGCGCGTCGTGCGTGTCGACCACTTCCTCGGCAAGACGACCGTGCTCGCGCTCACCGGCCTGCGGTTTGCGAACCACATGTTCGAGTCCGTGTGGCATCGCGACCACATCGAACGCGTCGAGGTCGTCTTCGACGAATCGCTCGCGCTCGAGGGACGCGCGGGGTACTACGACAGGGCCGGCGCCCTGCGCGACATGATCCAGAGCCATCTGCTGCAGGTGCTCGCCCTCATCGCCATGGAACCGCCAGCGTCGGTCGAGTCCGAGGACATGCACCGGGCGATGGCCGACGTGCTCGAACGCACCCGGGTGTGGGGCAGCGATGCGTCCGAGGCGAGCCGACGCGCTCGGTACACCGCGGGCAGCGTCGGCTCGCGCGTCTTCCCCGACTACGCCGCCGAGGACGGCGTGGACCCGGCACGCGAGACCGAGACGCTCACCGAGGTGACCCTGCAGGTGAACGCCGAGCGGTGGCATGGCGTGCCGTTCGTGCTGCGATCCGGGAAGGCGATCGGACGTGATCGGGAGGAGATCTCGATCACGCTCCGCGAGCCGAGCTCGCTGCCGCGCGGCTTCAGCGGTGAGGTGCGGCGGGGGCTCCGGATCGGCATGAAGCCGGAGCGCATCGTGCTCGACGTCGCCGTCAACCGGGCGGACGACCTGCTCGCGCTGCGCACCGTGGAACTCGCGTCCCGCTCGACCGAGGGGCGCCTGGGGGCGTACGCCGAGGTGCTCGGCGGCATCCTCGACGGCGATGAGCTGCTGTCGGTCAGCGGGCCGATGGCCGAGGCGTGCTGGCGCATCGTGACGCCGATCCTCGAGGCGTGGGAAGAGGACCGCGTGCCGCTCGAGGAGTACCCGGCCGGGTCGCGCGGGCCCTCGTCCTGGCCGACCACCCAGCACGACTGA